A DNA window from Impatiens glandulifera chromosome 7, dImpGla2.1, whole genome shotgun sequence contains the following coding sequences:
- the LOC124910681 gene encoding zinc finger protein CONSTANS-LIKE 9-like — MEYMCDYCGEQKSLIYCRSDAASLCLSCDHSVHSANALSRRHSRTLVCERCNSEPAFVRCIEERISLCHNCDWTGHASSVTASMHKREAITCYSGCPSWEELCSFWPFIQDKPSGEGSTCEKEMSSMSIAENSLTTNSRNALQESSSLPPLNNRTQNAEASGLGKSNLSKVFCSGSKSPALCGVDAFDDDFDIDEVDMSIENYEELFGIAPHSQSHLFDEKGFDGLFDLKDMSTDFQDQSTYPAEGSMIGVANNNQHQPASSNAASADSILSSKTEPNLCFFRRAHSNLSFSGITGESSVGDYQDCGASSALISMGEQSWYPQCPESSMPSSSRTNAVLRYKEKRKARKFEKKVRYASRKARADVRKRVKGRFVKAGDAYDYDPLGQTRSY, encoded by the exons ATGGAATACATGTGTGATTACTGTGGGGAGCAAAAGTCATTAATATATTGTAGATCTGATGCTGCTAGCTTATGCTTATCTTGTGATCATAGCGTACACTCTGCAAATGCTCTTTCTCGACGCCATTCAAGAACTCTTGTGTGTGAGAGGTGTAATTCCGAACCTGCATTTGTCAGATGTATTGAAGAAAGAATATCACTTTGTCATAACTGTGATTGGACTGGACATGCTTCCTCAGTCACGGCTTCTATGCACAAGAGGGAAGCGATTACTTGTTATTCGGGTTGTCCTTCCTGGGAAGAGTTATGTTCGTTTTGGCCATTTATTCAAGATAAACCTTCTGGTGAAGGTTCTACATGTGAGAAGGAGATGAGCTCTATGAGTATTGCTGAGAACAGCCTCACCACCAATTCTAGGAATGCTTTACAAG agtcatcttcactacctcCATTGAACAACAGGACACAAAATGCAGAAGCTAGTGGACTTGGAAAATCAAATTTATCCAAG GTTTTCTGTTCTGGATCAAAGTCACCTGCTTTATGTGGAGTGGATGCATTTGACGATGACTTTGATATAGATGAAGTTGACATGTCTATTGAAAACTATGAGGAACTCTTTGGTATAGCCCCACATAGTCAAAGTCATCTTTTTGACGAGAAAGGATTTGAcggcttgtttgatttgaaggATATGTCTACTGATTTCCAAGATCAAAGTACATACCCAGCAGAG GGATCAATGATTGGAGTGGCTAATAATAACCAGCACCAACCTGCTAGCAGCAATGCAGCGTCTGCTGATTCCATATTAAGCTCTAAAACAGAACCAAACCTCTGTTTTTTCAGGCGAGCGCATTCCAACCTTTCGTTTTCCGGCATCACCGGAGAAAGCAGTGTAGGGGATTATCAAGACTGCGGAGCTTCTTCTGCGTTGATTTCTATGGGCGAGCAATCTTGGTATCCACAATGTCCTGAGAGTTCCATGCCTTCTTCTAGCAGGACCAATGCGGTTTTGCGTtacaaagaaaagagaaaagcaCGCAA ATTTGAGAAGAAGGTAAGATATGCCTCACGTAAAGCGAGGGCAGATGTAAGAAAACGTGTGAAGGGACGGTTCGTGAAGGCGGGAGATGCATACGATTACGATCCATTGGGCCAAACAAGAAGTTATTAA